The Apodemus sylvaticus chromosome 12, mApoSyl1.1, whole genome shotgun sequence genome segment CCAAGTTTGTCCGCTACCTCCTATGGTGAGTCACGGAGATTTCATCTGCCACCCGAGGCCTTGTGAGCGCTACAACCATGGAACGGTGGTGGAGTTCTACTGTGACCCTGGCTACAGCCTCACCAGTGACTACAAGTACATCACCTGTCAGTATGGAGAGTGGTTTCCTTCCTACCAAGTCTACTGCATCAAATCAGGTGAGAATAGAGACTGCACCCTTAGGGGAGGCTGGTCCTCTGGGGGCAGCCTTCAAGCAGTGGTCAGACTATGTCCTGAATGGTATCCACTCCCAACCTCAGGATCAGGCTGTAGAAATTGACCATCATGGGTATAGGTGACCTCTGTGAAGGGATTCCAGGCCTTTGACAGAGGGTCAGAAATACTTATAAAGTGAGTCCTAGCAACTGCTACCCAGGGAGAAATTCAGCTTCTGCAATTTCTCACAGCCTTGGTGCCACCCACAGGCAAGGATGCAGCCCCATAGGTGTAACCAGAAATATGTGCATGGAACCTGAGACGTACATGACCCCACCCTTCTCTCCAAATAATATTATTGTGGGTAAGAACTGACCTCACACAAGTGGAGACTGTGTACAGGCTCTATTGACTCAGCATAAGTGATGTAAGATGGCCATCTTTGTCACCTGTCCCTGCACACCTGGGAAGTGGTCCCATGAAGGAGACATGGCACCAGCACACACCCTTCTCCTGTTCTTCCGACTTCTGCCCACTCTCTCCGGCGTTTTCCAGACCACAGCCATGGCTACTGCCCCAGCCAGCAGTGGTGGTTGGATGCTGCCATATCCAATGTAATCCTGTGTATCTGAAGGCATGCAGATGTCCTGTGAACCAGCAATTGGAGGGGCACTGCGTCTAAGAGAATGACCACTGAGTGGAATCTTGGGATGGGATTGCTGGGAGCAAAAGGGTGAAAATCTGTTCTGGAAGGGTCTGTTCTTGCTTCTTTTATCTGGCAGATAGCACAGAGGGTGGAGTGATGGCCAAGAATCGGTCATGTACCCTTGGTCCTTAATACCcttgtgttctccatccttcacACAAGAACAGTGATTTGGGCCATGTCAGAACGAGCCCAGAACTGTGCAGAAGGACACCTGTTCACTCTCTTCCCAAGAAGCAGTTACATTGTTGCTTTGTCCTGTGCCAGGGTCTCAGGCTCAGACTGTAACCTAAACATGCATGTCTTTAGCTACAGTAGTGTCTACACGGACATCTCCTGCCAATATGTCTCCAATTCAGAAGGACTCATGCTAGAGATGGATTTTAGTGTTGTATGGGTTGTAACATGACTTACCAGCTGTATTGGAGGTAGAGTGTGTCTCTTGAATCCCAGGAGGCATACCAAGGGTACTTCATGTACCAGATGACCACCTAAGGAACATGTGCCTCATGCCTGGCTCTGTTATCTCTCATGGCAGAACAAACGTGGCCCGGCACCCATGAGACCCTCCTGACCACGTGGAAGATCGTGGCGTTCACAGCCACCAGCGTGCTGCTGGTGTTACTGCTCGTCATCCTGGCCAGAATGTTCCAGACCAAGTTCAAGGCCCACTTTCCCCCCAGGTCAGTGCAGCAGAAAGAACAGATGAGGGTAGAGCTTAAGGGTCTGGGTAGCCTGTCAGGGAGGAAGCACCATGGTGGAGACAGGCCCCTCAGGCAGTAGAGCATGGAACACATAATCCCAGGTCGTGGTATTGTGCCCTAAGTTGGGCGCCAATTTGTTGTAGTAATTTGTCTAACCCAAATACACCCAAGCAAAAAACACATAACTCAGTTATAATACATATAAGCTGCATGCCTAGAGTTGACAGATTTACCACCACGCTAAtctattccccagctatgagatcccTTGCTACTTGTGACTTCCCCAGGCTATGTGGCCCTGCTCTATCTTCCTTCTAccatttcttcctccatcttcttcctctcttgttcCCTACTCTTCCCCCACTCTCTAAAACATCCAGCCCCACCTTTACCTTCCACTTCCCACTTTCAAGccctagcctttatttgaccagtgaaaatggggagaaggtttacatgaaatcacctgagtatgtgatccACGCCTCGTGgggcagcccctcttgaggaaaCAGAATTAACATCAGAGTACAAACAGTACCAGGGCAACCCATAGCACATCCTGCCTCCCTGGGCAGACCATTCTGAAGCAGGCACTGTAGGGGACTGGAGCCAAACCAGACCAGGGATGCAGGCTGTGCACACCCCATCAAGAGCACCTTCCATCATGGTCCACCTGCTGTGGCCCTAAAAGATGACTTGCAATGTCAGGGATGTGGCAGAGGTCAGCCAGTTGGGTAGGAAGCTTCTGGCAGGAGAGCAGGCATGAGTGAGAAACCAGAAAGGACCTAGGAGAGGATCTGGGTCTTTGGAGGGTGACTCTCTTTCCTCTTCAGCTGCACCAGGGGGCTCAGGTTGGTAGCCTCACATCCAAGTCCTCCTCACACCAGAGCTGGGCCTTGTCACCGCAcagctcagtcagtcagtcacccCCATCCCTGAGTTGCCCTCACCACAGAACCTAGTCATCAGAACAAGGAATTTGAGGCTTGTGAGAAAAGAACAATTGCTCGGGCCTCCCAGAGGAGGAACCATCTACTCTGTTCCCTCTAGCACGACTGTGTCTCCCTCACAtgccaggagtgtggagagggaCAGAAATAGCAGCTTCCCCAAGTCCCCACACCCGGACAGCCTCATCTATAGCAGTGCTCCCAATCTTGGCAGCAGAAGCACCGTAGGTCAGACCCAGCAGGCACATGTGCTGGCTGTGGGGTCACTCATGTCCCCTCCAGGCCCAGATGCATGACAGCGGCTCCCTGGTAGCATTTACCATTACAGCCAAACAGGTCACTTCTTCTTCCTGCCGTGTCATTCTCAGGCCGCAGCTTCCAACTTCAGTTCCCCAACAGAAAGATCAAGTGCTAAGCTACTTACTGCTCTGGGCTCTTCTGGGGCCAGGAGCGGAGCCTGGCGGTGGATGGATACAGATGCTGGTGACACTCATCGCGTAGGGTCAGGTGCAGCATTGAATGTTCACAGTGATAACAGGCCAGGAGCTGTGGTCCAAGAGGCAGAGAGCACCTGCCGGGGTGGCAGCCTGGGTTACCTGGCTTCCCTGCCACCTAAAACCTTCACAGCAACTGTGCTGGTCCTTGGTGCTGCGCTGGGTCTGAGGTGACCATGAACTGAGTAATTAGCGCAGCACAGTCAGAGATGGAAATTAATAGCTCACCTTTACTATTTTTCTATTGTGCTTTGTCTACCTCTCTAAAAATGAGTAGGGTGGGTATTTTCCTTGCTTTTACAAAGAAGCAGCCTAGTTAGTATAGACTGACCTCTCTGGTCACTTAGTGTCCCCGTCCTTTCTTAGGATGGAGATTGATCAACAGATAACCTCTCTGCAGAGTCAGGCCATGCCACATAGCCAGTCTGCCAGGGACTTGGGAGGAGAGGCTGTTTCTCCGCACTGCCTCATTCCTGGGGTGGTGGTGTAGACCCTGATGTGTTTCCACTGTTCCCTCTACACAGGGGTCCTCCGAGGAGTTCCAGCAGTGACCCCGACTTCGTGGTAGTGGACGGAGTGCCTGTCATGCTCCCGACCTATGATGAGGCCGTGAACGGTAGCTCGAGTGCCTTAGGCCCCGGGTACCTGGCCTCCGTGGGCCAGGGCTGCCCTTTACCTGTGGATGACCAGAGCCCTCCAGCATACCCCGGCTCCGGGGACACGGACACAGGCCCTGGGGAGTCAGAAACCTGTGACAGTACCTCGGGCTCCTCCGAGATGCTCCAGAGTCTATATACACCCCCCGTGTGCCAAGGGGGCGGCCGCCCTGCCCCAGATACCCCTGATACGATTTCTAGCACAGCAGGGGAGGTGGCATCCACAAGTCCCGGCATCGACATTGCAGATGGTGAGTGTTCCCAAAGCCGTGGCTAGTGCCCCAGCGTTTCTTACCCAACTGGCATTGCTTCTCATTCTCTCTACTTATAGGGCTACCAACAGGCCAGTTGCTGGCAAAGAGTGATCAGTATTCTGTAAGTAATGATCCCAGGAATAAAATTTTCATGAGGCCCCCAAAGAGCACCAAGCCATGGAGTTAAAAGCCTGGAGAGAAGACAGCATCTCAATTTTGATGCCAaagatgggggtggtggtggagggtaCCTGCTTGTCCTTTCATTGAATAGGTCCTGAAAGTGGTACTTAGGAATAGCATCATACGCAGGCAGAGATGTGTACCAAGTCCCAGCACATCTGCTAAAACTGACCTAAAGGAATCCGGTTCTTCAATGCCACCATGCACACTGCGCCTACCTTCCCACTTTGGGCCCCGAGGAAGGCCAGTGCAGTGAACTGCTGCCAGCCTCTCCCGTGGGGTGACACACACCCCCACCTGACCCCAGAGGAGTACTATGTGCACAGAAGTCACTTTACCCATGTGCAATGAAAGGCTCATCTGTCACGGGGAAGATCATAGCCCACGAGAACAGTGTCTGAGTAATCGGGGCTCCACTTCCCAGGGAGGAGAGCCGAGCACAGCCTTATAAAAAGTGTGGTCACAGCATACATCAGAAGCAGGGTAGAAACAGGCCTGCTGGCCCCTCAGAGCGCCCTTCCTGGGCTCCACCCTGCCTCTCTGCATGTGAAATGGTAACATTTTGGCCTAAGCAACTATGAGGGCTTATGGTAAAAGTTTAACATTATCCCTTTTAtgagctggatataaaatcacaaATTGTTCTCTAGCAGATAGATGGTGTATGGGGTAGGGAGAAGGGATGCTGTTTTGTTTGACCTTTATTGGAGGCCTGGAACTTAACGGTTTCCTTTCTTCACTGATTTCTAGGATGGAGCTGTTTTAATGAGGCTCGTAATTCCTGTCTGTGTAGCTTTCAGTCCAACTAAGCAAATAACTATCTCTTGCTTTCCAGAGATCCCACTCATGGAAGGGGATCCCTAGCCTGGTGACGTCCTGCTAATCCCACTCTCCCCTTTGGGGAAAAGAGCCTTGAACCTTGAAGAGAGGACAGAGCTTGGAGACAAGGGGGCATTTTTAATCTATCTACACGAGGACAGTGATCCATACCGTACATCTCAGCAGGACTGCGGGTCTGGCCGACAGCAATGGCGGGGCTTTCAATAAGACTCAAGCGTTTATCATGACCTGCAGGGAACAGGGCAGAGGGGACTCTCTTTGCCTCACCCCTGTGTCAGAGCTGAGTGTCTCTTGCTACAGAGCGTGAGACAGTGCCACGCACATCTCGGGAGAGTCGTGCATCCCGTTGCTTCTGTTAACAGCACTCCCTGCTCCTCTGAAAGCATGTCACATAAATTTGCTTCTAAAATCTGCTTTGAACTGTCTAGGGACTTTATATCTGGACAGGTCAGCCTCTGTAAAAAAGCCCATGTTGACCTGCAAACCCAGGAGCAGATCCTCTTTTGCCCTTATTAGTAAGGGACGGCTCCCAAGGAAAGACTCCCATGAGACACTCAGACCATCTCTTACACCTGGACAGCTGATCAAAGCAGGATGCAGTGGGtttgaacaagaaaggaaaggaaaaacaagcCAACTCCACTTTCTGGAAATGTCTTCATGCCTAGCCCCCATGCTCTGTGCTGCCCTCTGGTGACATGCCTCGGTGTTTGTGGTGTGGGATAGACCTGTGACTTCACACCTGGTAAGAACACGTTCAGAAGCATCTTGTAGTGGACCCAATAACCTGGTCATGTTTGGTTTTTGGCATTTGGCAGACTCTACTCACATTTATctgctcctgccttccttcctatgTGGGCCATTGCTGTCACGCTGCCCCAGCCCTAAAACTTAaccattcttttattttccaaaatggAAAGTTTCTGTAAACACATTCTGcatttggagaaagaagaaagcgtAAGCTGGATCTTTTGTAACCATGCCCCCATCCCCTCAGCTCTCTATTTTGTCCTCAGTCCGAAGGCTGGCCTCCCAGCCCCAAGCCACCCTGCCCTCTTGCTTTCAAGGGGCCTTtggccctgcctgcctgccagcccgCATTTCTATGAGGGTCTCATGGCACCCACTGGGTGTTATGCCTAAGCAATTGATTGGTTTTTCGAGGACCCTGAGTCCAGAAGTGTCTCTTCTCATACATGTTGGTCCGTGGCGTCGTTTCCATCCCCCCTCTGGGTTGTAGACAAATATAAACAGAACTCTTATCCACAAAATCACTGTGCTGATAGAGCACCGAGGGCCGGAGGCTTGATCGAATCCTGTTTTCTCTCAATGCAGactgattaaaaattaaaaagaaaacgaCAGTTTCAAGCGTGACTTTAAtagtggagtggggtggggagggtgggaggtggACGACGGTGGTCGAGGGTGGTAGAAATAAGACATGGGATTTAGAACACTCAGCTGAAGGAGACACCTTATCAAAGGGGCGGGAGGGCTTTGCCCCGACATATGCACAGCCACTGTTAGTGGCTGAGTGGTGCAGAACCTGAGCTTACAGCCCTGGGCAACTGCTGATTGCTTGAGGTACAGCCTCACGCCTTCCCTGCAGAAGCCCCTTATCCTCAACTCCATTTATGCAAAGGAGTTGATGTGTGGTGACTGGCATGCCACTGCCTTGACAGCCTgctctgaggaactgcctcccACCCCCATGGGCAACGCTGTCCAGGCAGCCACACCTCTGCATTTTGTTCTCACACCTGCTTACTTCCATTACCTCCTCATTCGTTTGCTTCGCGTCCCAGAGACCCCTGAGTAAGAGTCTCATCTCCCACGAGGCACACAGAGCTGTCCCAGGCTATCCCTGCCTCTTTCTGGGAAATCCTCCAGCAGCAGGATAGCCATCTGACATAGACACCAAACACCAGGGTTGCAACTGCCCCCTGGAAGACAGCAGGAGGCATCAGGGAGCACAGCAGGGGGCATCAGGGAGCACAGGCATTGttctctggaggctgaggagagggGAGAGCATTGCTGTGTGACCACAGCACCACAATCTCCAAACCACTCGCCCGCACCCTGCCTGCTAGCACTCAACTCTGTGCTCATAGCAAGCATCTTCCCAGATGTCATTTATGGTTCGTTTTCCCACCCTAGGTACTTCTGACAGAGAAATTTGGTGATGTCCAAGCATGGCGTGGTCCCAACATAATTCTTTTAAATATCCCAAAGTTCCTGTGGTGCGAGGGAGCAGGTCCCCTTCCACAGACCTCCTCGGTGTGGAAACAGACTGGGCCGTGGTGGAGGGAGACTGGTACTCCCCTCGGGCTTGGGCAGTGCCCACCTGGGAGCTGCATCTGAGCTGCTGCAGAGCAGCCCAGTGCTGGCTGACTGGTTCCCCACCATGGGCACAGCACAAGCATCTTCACAGTTCATTACCGTGTAGCTTTTCTTAATTGCAAGGTTGTGATTTGCCTATGTGGGTGCTTCAGGCCTTTTCCCACCTAATTACACCCGGTCTAGCAGCTGGCgcacagacaaggctgccctctgttGCTACAGAAATGGTCCCTGGCCACCGGCAGGTCCAAGATTATCAACTGCAAAGCCTCCTGGTCCGCAGCCCATTAAGTCCGGTGGCTGCACATACTTCGTCCTCCCTCTACACTACAGGTATTCAAATCCCCCTCCCACTCAGACAGCCTCAGACTGTAGCTCTCCAGAGCATCATGAGAGTGTGGGCTTGATAACCTGCCTCCTCCATGACCCCCCAGCTGTGAGCTTGGGTCAGTTACTAGCCTCACTGGGCCTTTGTTTCTTCATGCAGACATTTAGAATGGCTTCCCCCTTCGTTCATTGCTAGGTTGCGCATGGAAACTGATGTACATCAAGCATTCAGATGCAGAGGGCATTTGAGACACGGCAGCTGCAGGTCCTGTGTGAAAGAGGAGAGGCTGTGGCATAGATGGGTCCCCACATCCATTCTCACACACCTTTGACCAGCCTTAGTCCCTTTGCCCTCTAAGGTGTTTGTATATGAGGCTTATGAGGGGCTATCCAAAGCAGGGGGATTGAGATAAGCCACACCTGTTGCTGGAATTGCCTCCCCAGGCGCCCATCCCAGTTCCTGAATGCTAAGCTGTCGTGTAAATGGAAGTTTCAGTCCATGGGCCCTCAGGTCTCTGGGCTCGTTC includes the following:
- the Susd4 gene encoding sushi domain-containing protein 4, producing MYHGMNPSNGDGFLEQQLQQQQPQSPQRLLAVILWFQLALCFGPAQLTGGFDDLNVCADPGVPENGFRTPSGGVFFESSVTRYHCQDGFRLKGSTKRLCMKHLNGTLGWVPSDKPVCIQEDCRLPQIEDAEIHNKTYRHGEKLIVNCHEGFKIRYPDLYNLVSLCRDDGTWDNLPICQGCLRPLASSNGYVNISEFQTSFPVGTVIAYRCFPGFKLEGSENLECLHNLIWSSSPPRCLALEVCPLPPMVSHGDFICHPRPCERYNHGTVVEFYCDPGYSLTSDYKYITCQYGEWFPSYQVYCIKSEQTWPGTHETLLTTWKIVAFTATSVLLVLLLVILARMFQTKFKAHFPPRGPPRSSSSDPDFVVVDGVPVMLPTYDEAVNGSSSALGPGYLASVGQGCPLPVDDQSPPAYPGSGDTDTGPGESETCDSTSGSSEMLQSLYTPPVCQGGGRPAPDTPDTISSTAGEVASTSPGIDIADEIPLMEGDP